In a genomic window of Bradyrhizobium ontarionense:
- a CDS encoding globin family protein: MTPSQIELVQDSFAKVAPISEQAAVIFYDRLFEVAPQVKAMFPADMTEQRKKLMGTLAVVVGGLSNLQTVLPAASALAKRHVGYGAKPEHYPVVGSALLWTLEKGLGDAWTDDVAAAWTAAYGTLSGYMIAEAYGKAQAAE; this comes from the coding sequence ATGACGCCGTCTCAGATCGAGCTCGTTCAGGACAGCTTCGCCAAGGTCGCGCCGATCTCGGAGCAGGCCGCGGTCATTTTCTACGATCGCCTGTTCGAGGTCGCGCCTCAGGTGAAGGCGATGTTTCCCGCCGATATGACCGAGCAGCGCAAGAAGCTGATGGGCACACTTGCGGTGGTCGTCGGCGGTCTGTCGAATTTGCAGACGGTGCTGCCGGCGGCGAGCGCGCTCGCCAAGCGCCATGTCGGCTATGGCGCCAAGCCGGAGCATTATCCGGTGGTGGGCTCCGCGCTGCTGTGGACGCTGGAGAAGGGGCTCGGCGACGCCTGGACGGATGACGTCGCGGCGGCCTGGACCGCCGCCTACGGCACGCTGTCCGGCTACATGATCGCGGAAGCCTATGGCAAGGCGCAGGCGGCGGAGTAG
- a CDS encoding ABC transporter ATP-binding protein — MAYLKLDHVDKTFTRGTTTTEVLKDINLSIAKGEYVSIIGHSGCGKSTMLNIVAGLTTATTGGVLLEEREVNSPGPDRAVVFQNHSLLPWLTVYENVRLGVDKVFSKTKTRAERDAWTLHNLNLVQMTHAKDKRPNEISGGMKQRVGIARALAMEPKVLLLDEPFGALDALTRAHLQDSVMALHQKLGNTILMITHDVDEAVLLSDRIVMMTNGPSARIGEVLDVALPRPRKRLDLATNATYVKCRQRVLEFLYERHRFVEAA, encoded by the coding sequence ATGGCCTATCTGAAGCTCGATCACGTCGACAAGACCTTCACCCGCGGCACCACGACGACCGAAGTGCTGAAGGACATCAATCTCTCGATCGCGAAGGGCGAGTACGTCTCGATCATCGGCCACTCCGGCTGCGGCAAGTCGACGATGCTCAACATCGTGGCGGGTCTCACCACGGCGACCACCGGCGGCGTGCTGCTGGAGGAGCGCGAGGTGAACTCGCCCGGGCCGGACCGCGCCGTCGTGTTCCAGAACCACAGCCTGCTGCCCTGGCTCACGGTCTACGAGAATGTGCGGCTCGGCGTCGACAAGGTGTTCAGCAAGACCAAGACCCGGGCCGAGCGCGACGCCTGGACCCTGCACAATCTCAACCTGGTGCAGATGACGCATGCCAAGGACAAGCGGCCCAACGAGATCTCGGGCGGCATGAAGCAGCGCGTCGGCATCGCGCGTGCGCTCGCGATGGAGCCGAAGGTGCTGCTGCTCGACGAGCCGTTCGGCGCGCTCGACGCGCTGACCCGCGCGCATCTGCAGGACTCCGTGATGGCGCTGCACCAGAAGCTCGGCAACACGATCCTTATGATCACGCACGACGTCGACGAGGCCGTGCTGCTGTCGGACCGCATCGTGATGATGACCAACGGGCCGAGCGCGCGCATCGGCGAGGTGCTCGATGTCGCGCTGCCGCGGCCGCGCAAGCGGCTCGACCTCGCGACGAATGCTACCTACGTCAAGTGCCGCCAGCGCGTGCTGGAGTTCCTCTACGAGCGGCACCGCTTCGTCGAAGCGGCATGA